One Citrus sinensis cultivar Valencia sweet orange chromosome 5, DVS_A1.0, whole genome shotgun sequence genomic window, accgaaccgaattggTTCGGGTTGGCGTTTTCAACCCGATTGGGTTCAATTCTCCAACCCGAACGGGTTGAAACCCAAACCGAAACCCGAACAACCCGAACCGAAACCCGAAACGCCCACCCCTACTTTTGGTGTAATTATTCACTCTAACTCGAATAGTACTTAGGTTTAGTGCTAACAAAATAGGAAGTGAATTAATATCTGAAGTTGACCTAGGAGTGGAATGAATGTTACCAAAAATATACTATATGGTAGATAGAATTTGCCTTTTAGGtaagacaaaaataattacagctgttaatttatttcaataagttCGTACATCATTGAATAATAAGTCCAAGATTTTAATGGTTTTGTTTCCTGAAAATTTGTCACGAGTGCATGAACAAAGTTCTATGGATGAACTTCTCTTAGTTAATTTGAGTTCAATGTCGCAGTTCCTCATATTAACTATATAAAACACTAATCTTGCTCTTTACTTTGGagcattttaataattgatgCTAATTCCTTAGCCATTTTATTCATCTTGTGCATAAATTATGCAATCAATAAGCCAACTCCACTTTCATCTTTATTTAGTGAAAAATTTGCAAGGTCACTAGGAGGTTTTTGTATGTCTCATGCTAACATGGACGCCATGGTTTCACTATGTAAATTTTCCCCACTGAAATTCATGATCCCTCATATACCACTCATCACTCATGAAGCTGTTTCTGGGGCTTTAAAAGCGccaaattttagttttatccttTCTAGCTTATTAACCTGTCCGCATCTGCATTATTATCTTTCCTGTCATACGAAAGTTTCATTTATCATCTTCCCAACATAAACATCCGTAGGTCATTGTTGACTTTTTTGCTTTGACACTTATTGTTTCTAAGTATAGGCTACcaagggagaaaaaaattgacattgaTGGTCATCCCCAGCATTTTTATCCCAGGAGACTGGTCATTCACTTTCTATGAAGGACTATATAGACATCCAGACTCTATTTTGAAGGACAAAGCTGTGGCTGAGCTTGGTTGTGGAAATGGATGGATAACCATTGCCATAGCTGAGAAGTGGTTGCCtttgaagttttgttggtTTGTCGTCCTTATGCCATGTGAGAGCTTTTATTTCCTTCCCTACCAGTGCCTTCAGGGGCTCCATCATGATTTCTCTCATCATTTTCTATCTCTGTGTTTTGCAAGGccatttgatatttataacaGCATTGGCACCAGGTTATGGTGATTTAATGCACTCCTATTAggaaaaattacataattatcAACTCTGTCCTTGTCCAAAAGTCTTTGTTGgagtatgttgaaaatataACCTTGTAGGAGTTCTTTTATGCTGTCTGAATATCCTATTGCAGGTCTATGGCCTTGATATTAATCCCAGAGCAATAAAGATCTCTTGGATAAAATTGTACTTAAATGCATTAGATGAATCTTTTTCTAAGCTTTTCTGTCACTGTCACTGCAAAAGGTCTTTTGTATTGAGGGTTATCTGTGGGGCTAGGAAAGGTCAGCCCATCTATGATGCGGTGAAGAAAACCTTACTGGATAGGGTGGAGTTTGATGAATCTAATCTCCTAGCATATTGTAGACATCATGACATTCAACTTGAATGAATAGTGGGGTGCAGACCTCAGGTACTCTCACTTTCTGCAACTCATGATATTTCTAGGGGATTAAATTTTAGTGAAGTTTGTTTACCCAACATCAAGTTGGAATTTTAGTGTGCCCACATGGATTACTTTTAACTCCTAGTTTAACTTATTCTGTTGTCTCCATGCAGGTTCTCAACCCCAATTCCAATGCAATGTCGAAAATAATCACTGAAAATGCAAGCGAGGAATTTCTGTATTCATTGAGTAACTATTGTGGATTGCAGGTTGGAAGAtattctaaataatttaattgtgatGCGCAATTGCAATTGCCGGGAAGTTAGCAATTAAGTTGATAGGCTTCTTCTGGTTTCACATATTTCTAAGTAACAACTTTGGTTTGAAGCTTGCATACCTTAGGTAAGGTTGATGTCTTTAGTTGGTCAATATCAATTGGGAAATATAGCTAACCAGTGAAGACAGTGGGAAAAGGATGATGTGAGTTTGACAAATGCTGGGAGGAGATAGGGAAACTTAATCTgaaagatttctttttttttcttggtttatttatttatttactcgTGTGACCTCTTCACAATGCCATTGATTCCCATAGTTCATGTTGCTAGGTGAACTTAACAACAACCATCTATTATGCCTTGTGGATAACTGAGAAAATTTATTGCTTTGGACAAGTTGCTTTTTGAAATAGAGTGCAAGTAGATTGACTAATAATGAACTTATTGTATCAAGTTGTTACATTTGAATATATTAAGGTCATATAAAGCTTACTTGTtatacttctttttttcttttttccctccCCATTTCCCTGTATGGAGGGTTTCTTGGACGATCAGTTTGGCTTAGGTCTAATTTTCTCGAGCAGTTAAGGAATTACTGttatcaaaataaagtttCCTCTCACTCACTAGCCAATTGAGCAGCTCGTCACCGGTCGGATTCATTGCCGATTGCAGCCCACCTCCATCATGTCAGTTCAGTAGCTTGTCGCTGCAGTCATGATCGGCCTCTTTGTTGTCGTTGAAGAACCAatcaataatgatgatgattgatgatgatgatgattaccattgttgatgattaatattattgatgatgatgatgtagaTGATGTAATTGCGGtgagatgatgaagatgaaactGAATTGTGATGTTGATAATGAAATTGAcagaaggaagaagaagattgtGAAAAATCTGACTTCTTCACTCGTATTACATTAGAGaagaatacatatttatatacattACACCCTAGGaataaaatggtaaaaaaaaaacagctaAGATATTGCAAATCAGTATCCCTGAAAATTAGGGATTATATATCCTAAAATCTAGTATTTAAGTCAACACATAGCTGTAAAATACAGCTAACATCTACAACAATAGTCAACACACAGCTGTAAAATACAACTGACATCTGCAACACTCCCCCTCAAGCTGGAGCATAGATATTCTTCATGCCTAGCTTGCATACAAACTCTTCAAACTTGTGTCCATGCATTCCTTTTGTCAACATATCTGCAGTTTGTTGTCCTGTTAGAATATACACCAAACAGATAACTCCAGTTTccaatttctctttaataaaATGTCGGTCTACCTCCACATGTTTTGTCCTGTCATGATGGACAGGATTATGGGCAATATTAATTGCTGCCTTATTGTCACAGTAAAGTTGCATagaactattttttattaactgtAGTTCTTTGAGAACACGTTCTATCCACATAAGCTCACATACCGCATGTGCTAGTGCTCGAAATTCTGCTTCTGCACTGCTTCGTGCCACTACAGTTTGCTTCTTGCTTCTCCAAGTTACAAGGTTTCCCCACACCTTAGTACAATAACCCGTTGTAGACTTCCTATCCATGATGTTTCCAGCCCAATCCGCATCAACAAAAGCTTCTACATTCCTTTTTTCTCCCTTCTCAAAATAAAGTCCCTTTCCCGGTGTTGACTTCAGGTATTGAAGTATTCGGTTTACTGCCACTAAGTGAGCTTCTTTTGGGGCGTGCATAAACTGGCTCACTAAGCTAACCGCAAAAGCAATATCAAGTCTAGTATgggaaagataaattaatctcCCTACTAGCCTTTGATATCTCCCCCTCTCCACGGGTGCACTATTTTCTTCAAGACCCAACTTGCTATTTGGTTCAATTGGTGTGGCAGCAGGTTTACAGCCAATCATACCAGTATCCTTTAGCAAATCTAGGGTGCATTTCCGTTGTGTAACTAGAATACCTTTAGCTGTTCTAGCTACCTCCATTCCCAAAAAATAACGTAGTGGTCCAAGATCCTTGATTTCAAACTCACCagctaatttttcttttaatcctTCCAGCTCTTCTTTGTCATCTCCTGTTAGTATAATGTCATTAACATACACGATCAAAATAGCTAACTTCCCTTCTTTAGACCGTTTGTAGAACATAGTATGATCGGCTTGCCCTTAAGAATAACCATAGTTCTTCAAGACTTTCCAAATCGATCGAACCAAGCCCTAGGGGACTGTTTAAGGCCATAGAGAGACCTTTTTAACCGACAAACTCTTCCAGCAGgtcctttttcttcaaaaccAGGCGGCATATCCATGTAAACTTCCTCTTCCAATTCTCCATTCAAGAATGCATTCTTGATATCAAGTTGGTTGAGAGGCCAATCTAAATTTGCAGCAAGAGAGAGAAGGATCCTTACAGTATTAAGCTTTGCCACTGGAGCAAAAGTTTCTAGATAGTCCACCCCATAGGTTTGTGTGAAACCTTTCGCCACGAGTCTTGCTTTATACCTGTCCACACTTCCATCAACCTTAAATTTGACTGTAAATACCCACTTGCACCCCACAGTCCTCTTGTCTTTAGGTCTTGGTACAAGCTTCCATGTGTTATTCTTTATTAAGGCTGCCATTTCTTCTTAAACAGTTTTCTTCCACTCATTTGACTCTAGGGCTTCATGGATGTTTCTTGGAATAGTGGTATTAGATAGACTGGCCACAAAATTCCTATACTCCTTAGATAGATTTGCATATGACAAGAACTTGTTGATAGGATGTTTAGTGCAATTTCTTACCCCTTTCCTTATCGCAATAGGCAAATCTGTGGACTTCTGAGCTTCGTTCTCAGCATATTCAGTAGGTGGGTTTTGATCCTCCCTTAGTTCAGATCTCGGTTCTGCTTGGTCTATAAGTGGCTGTACCTCTTgagttttattcttctttcGTGAATAGACATGAAACTCGCCTATAGGTTCCTCCAAATGTGAATTGGTTTTTATTCCTTCATTCCTTGGTGACACTATTGGTTGATTAAGTTCTATGGTGTTAGGTAGGTTAGGATGAATGTCTGGACTGAGGAAGGAGGTATTTGGTAGATTGAGTTCTAGGCTGGAATTACTGGACATATTAGGTTCTAGGCTGGAACATCTGGACATATTGGGTTCTAGGCTGGAACTACTGGACATATTGGGTTCTAGGCTGAAATTACTAGGCATCTTAGGTTCTAAAATGCCAAGAAGATCCCAGGAATTATCTTCTCTCAAATTCTGCCCCTGAAGAGAATTACTCGTGTAAAAAGGCTGATTTCAAAGAACTTGACATCCATTGTGACGAATAATTTTTTGGTAAGAGGATTATAACACTTGAACCCTTTCTTGGTAGGAGAATATCCTAGAAATAGGCACTTGATGGCTCTAGGAGACAACTTTGTTCTTTGAAGACTCGGAAGATATACAAAGGCTGTACAACCAAAAGTTTTGAGTGCAAAATTAGAGGTAACAAGGTGATTTTGTGGGTAGCTgtcaagaaaaacaaaaataggtGTCTTGAATTTAAGAACTCGAGAGGGCATACGATTTATGAGATAAGATGCTGTAAGAATGGCCTCTCCCCAATATATTTTTGGTACATTAGTTGTGAACATAATGACCCTAGCAACCTCTAAAAGGTGTCTGTTTTACGTTCTGCAaccccattttgttgtggtgttTCGGAACAAGAACTTTGGTGGACAATTCCTTGTTGTGATAGGTAATTCCCTAAAATAGAATTGAAATACTCAGTTCCATTATCTGTACGGAGTACACGATTTTCAGTTTGAAACTGAGTTTTTACCATGACATGGAATTGTTTAAAAGTTTGTCCAGCTTCAGATTTTTCCTTCAAAAGGTACACCCAAGTGGTCCTAGAGTGGTCATCTATGAATGTTATGAACCATTTTGCTTTTGACAGGTTGTTAACCCTTGAGGGGCCCCAAATATCACTATGAATCAAAGAGAAAGGCTGGGATGGTTTATAAGTACGGGTAGGAAATGAAACACGTGTTTGTTTAGCCATTTAACAAAAGTCACAATAtaataaactcaaattttgatttttaaataaggaAGGAAACAAGGTTTTTAGATATGGAAAGCTAGGGTGGCCTAACCTATAGTGCCACAACATTATTTCAGAAGAAACAAATTCACATTGAGAGACCTGAGCATGTCCTTTCACGAGTCTTTTATTCTCGAGATAGTACAGTCCCTCATATTCCTTTGCATTCCTAGTCATCCTCCCCAAGATTGGATCCTGAAATAGACATTTAGAACCACAGAATTTAGCTACACAGTTTGTGTCTTTAGTAAGTTTACTAACTGAAAGAAGATTGCATTTAAGATTTGGGACATGTAAAACTGAAAAAGAGTCAAACAATTTGATAGTTTTACTGTTCCTTTTCCAGCAACAGTGGATAATGATCCATCAGCAATCCTCACTTTATAATTACCTGGACATGGAGTGTAACTAGAGAAAAATTGAGAAGACCCTGTCATATGGTCTGAGGTCCCTGAATCAACAATCCAAGAACCTTTTTCAAGGGATTGGATGCTAAGGGCTGATGGGTTACCTGTATGGACTGCATTACAACTAGAGGAGGTCAagtcatttttatttgcttgCTGATTTTGTATAAGGAGCTGTTGCAGCATCTCAAATTGATCTTTTGCGAGGGCAAACTGATTAGTTTTCTCTGTCACCATTCCCTTTGCTTCTTGCTGCCGTTTTGGTTTCCAATCTGCTGGCTTTCCATGAAGCCTCCAGCATGAGTCTCGAGTATGCCCTTTCTTGTGACAATAGTCGCAATAGGGACGTTCTCCATGTTTTTGTCCCTTTTGGTTAGCTGACTGATCTGTCTTTTTGGTCACCAGCGCTGATCTCTCCGCCTCAGGTTCCTTCACCAGTCCCATCATGACTCTCTTTCGACTTTCTTCACGCCCCACCTCAACAAAAGCTTCTCGGATGGAGGGTAGAGGATTCTTTCCTAATATTCTGCCACGAACTTCATCAAGTTCTTTGTTGAGTCCATAAAGGAAATCAAAGAGACGTTCTTTATCCAACATCCTCTTATTTTGATGGCATCCTCAGAGCAATGCCATTGCGATTCATAGTAAAGGTCAAGTTCATGCCATATATTGTTTAGAGAATTGAAATATTGAGTCACTGAAAGACTCCCTTGCTTTTGGTCACGTAATTGTGACTTGATTTCAAAGAGCTGAGCTGCATTCCCCAGGTCAGAGTAAGTTTCTGTCACGGCTTCCCAAAGCTCCTTCGCAGATGGTAGGAAGAGATAAGTCCTACCAATATCCACGTCCATCGAGTTGATCAACCAAGTTTGCACCATTGAATTTTCAGCATCCCACTGTGGATAACCTGGATCCAAGACATCAGGGGCTTTGGTTTCCCCTGTAATATACCCTAATCGGCCTTTGCCACGAAGAAATAGGGTGACAGATTGAGACCATTGCAAAAAGTTTCTGCCATTTAACTTGTGCAAAGTTATTTGCAAAGAGGGGTTTTCGGTACCTAAGGAGACCGAAGAGATGTCCTGCCTTGTTACAGAACTGGAGGAAATCTCAGATTCTTGTGTAGGGTTTGTTGTCTTCTCCATTGGATGGGTTGAGAGTTtagaatgagaaaaaaattcagagGCTTAGTTTAAAAGagttgctctgataccatgtgaAAAATCAGACTTCTTCACTTGTATTACATTAGAGaagaatacatatttatatacattACACCCTAGGAATAAaatggtaaaagaaaaaaaagctaaGATATTGCAAATCAATATCCCTGAAAATTAGGGATTATATATCCTAAAATCTAGTATTTAAGTCAACACATAGCTGTAAAATACAGCTAACATCTACAACAATAGTCAACACACAGCTGTAAAATACAGCTGACATCTGCAACAAAGATAATtgtggtgatgatgatgatgttgatgGAGAAGATGAAATTGACATGATTGATGATGAAGTAACGAAGAATTTgtaaaacacacacacacacacacacagagagagagagagagagagagagagagagagagagagagagagagagagagagaggagaagaggataaaaaaaaagatagagaaaaacaggagagaaaataataacaaaaacaaaagaggaaaataattattattgttattattattattaacaataactTTCTTAATAACCATAATCATATaatagataataaaaatagaaggTAATAATAACTAAgggtattttaataatttaaataatttattgtaatttcaaggtaaagtaaatatattaatgataatacagtttattttaattttgattcttataattgaagtaaataatttattttaatttttatttcacattttaattttattctattcTGAATTAGTAAACGCATCATAAAATCATGTGATTCTACTCTATATGtgagattgatttttttctttaaggcCTACGACATCCCAATACAAGTCTATATAGGACCAAGCTACTAAGTGGACGGtcataaaaacttaaaaaggcATAAAATTGGATGGCCGTCTAATTAATTTCCCGTGacctacaacaaaaatttaagaagGAACTCCGATACCATCAATTctgcattttaatttgaagttgGAAAACAGTGAAAACAGAAGGATCGggtgatttaattttatacatatttaatCAAGTAAAAATGGCACGTGCGTTGTAATTTGCCCAGTTATCTTACTTTGAATAATAACAAAGTTCAAATTTTGTATTCAGTGAAAAATCAATTCTATAGTGAAAAACACTAGCTAGAAAAAAATCTATGTCCTGATGTCTTAGTTTATAAGCTCAAACAATGAATAGTATACATACAACGCATGATAGAACAcaaactcatatagatttttaGTTTTGAAATTCATTTCAGAAAATCTGTTCTGTTCAACAGGTTATAGATTATCAACTAAACTCTGCCCACATTCTTAGCTCTGCCATTGGAAGTACGCAACTCAGCTGCCCATCGACCGCCAAGCCATCAAGACAATACCAAGATAcaacatcaataataataacatcaaGAATTACATAGAGGCCGTCGCACGTTACACCCACTCCAACAGGAAACTAATTAATACCCTCCAAGCTCCTCTGTTTCAAATCCAAATCCACTGCTCGACCATTTACTATGACGTAAGGTATATGGATTAATTAACAAGTGCCGATATTGTCCTCCATCCTTTTGTGTACCTTTCTTCTGGC contains:
- the LOC127902340 gene encoding uncharacterized protein LOC127902340 — protein: MLDKERLFDFLYGLNKELDEVRGRILGKNPLPSIREAFVEVGREESRKRVMMGLVKEPEAERSALVTKKTDQSANQKGQKHGERPYCDYCHKKGHTRDSCWRLHGKPADWKPKRQQEAKGMVTEKTNQFALAKDQFEMLQQLLIQNQQANKNDLTSSSCNAVHTGSNLGEDD